In Candidatus Eisenbacteria bacterium, one DNA window encodes the following:
- a CDS encoding BrnT family toxin has protein sequence MAEIIFDWDQWNLQKNEEKHGVSRLEAESAFYDRHVRLFEDLRHSSPREGRYVLYGRSLEARVLMVGFTHRGGRVRVITARPASRKERQIYEAKA, from the coding sequence ATGGCGGAGATCATCTTCGACTGGGATCAATGGAACTTACAGAAGAACGAGGAGAAGCATGGCGTGTCTCGCCTGGAAGCGGAGAGCGCCTTCTACGATCGACACGTGCGCCTCTTCGAAGACCTCCGGCACTCCAGTCCGCGCGAAGGGCGATACGTCCTCTACGGGCGAAGCCTGGAGGCACGCGTCCTGATGGTCGGCTTCACCCACCGAGGGGGAAGGGTCCGGGTCATCACGGCGCGGCCTGCGTCCAGAAAGGAGCGGCAAATCTATGAAGCGAAAGCCTAG